cagggccaatatagagacaaacaaccatccactctcacactcacacttatgggcaatttacctaatccataaatctgtatgtttttggactgcaggAGGAaacgcacacagggagaacatgcaaactccatgaagGAACCCCATTCTTCTTGCTGCTAAGGCAAGAGGTGTATACACAAGCGTGTGAATAATTATTATGAGAATATGTGAATAAGGCCACACGGTggttgtagtggttagcactcttgcctttgcagcaagaaaacccgggttcaagccctggaTGAAACAAgggccaaaaacatgcaacatgggaataaggtaaattggacactctacattgaccataggtgtgagaatGATATATGTGACTTGGGTGTCCCAGCCCCCCCATCccatcaccctatgtcagctgagattggcacagcaccacctgtttataataattgaatttgatataattttgatttttttaaaattattattatttaaattcgAGTTCAAACAGccacacaaaacatcacaatactattttgtattatttgattGTTTATCCAGTATCACATTTGGgtgaataatcaaataaataaataatttaatattgatttttttgataCACATAATCAGGTCAGTGCATGCTCTGTCATTAGTCTGAGCACTTAATTATATGTCACTTAATGACAGCAAAGATGTGTTAATAACTGTTGGGTGTTTCCCCTCCAACGCACTGTCCTTTAATTTAGGACAGGTGTCACCATTTAAAAGAAAGACACTTTTCCTCATTCTTGACAAACCTCGTCACCGATGGACAAAATGGCAAAGACTAattttcattaattaaaaattCCGATACATTTGTTTCCAAATTAAATGGGTTGCCTACTTGCAATCCTTGCATTTCATAGCAGGCGTGGCTCTTTTCAGGTATcctatcatttttatttaatctccacacaacacaaaaccatgTAGTGTGCACACAGTAcgagacagaggaaaaaaaacttgtcaAACCGCTTTGTAATTGCAGCTGTTCTGCAAGACATGTCTCTCAACAAGCCGAGTGGCATTCTTGCTGCGCGCACCTCACGTCAGGAACGGCATGCACTCATAACAGAACAGCACATTATTAACAGCACAGTTTTTGGTTCACTGTGATCACGACTAAAACAGTCTCATCATGACGAAAAGGAGTCCagttctgtgtctgtttgtcatcTCAGGTTTGTACATTACATGACCTTTCATACTATtaatgttttcttgtgtgtgatTTCACATTTGTCAATGTGTAATGTCAATTCCTAAATGTAGTTAAAAAAGTGAAGGAATGTtacttttatgaaaaaaaatataaatatttgcataatttttttttgctgttcttttttacatttgtgacCATACTTATTCCTTGTAATCCCACAGGTTTTTGCTTCTTCACGGGGGTATCCTCACTCTTTCACATTATTGAGCTTTTAAAGAATTATGAGGACGCGAAGAGTTATTGCAGAGAGATGTACACTGATTTAGGAACAGTTCGCAATTTAGCCGATATGAACGATTTGGTCACGGCGGCGGCTTCAGCCACCACTGTTAGAGCCTGGATAGGACTGGAGAATGGAGCTGTGTGGAAGTGGCACTGGACTTTGCCTGAACATCAACTAGTGTATTCGAACTGGAGTGAAGGAGAGCCACAAATAAAGAATCAGGATGCTTGTGCAGCAATGGATGAACATGGCAAGTGGTTTGAAAGTGACTGTGGAGATAAAAGAGGTTTTGTTTGTCACGGTGAGCAAAAACATTCACGttaattttatttcacatgGGAAATATCATCACAATGTACAAATGCAGAATCTTACTATATTTAATGTGATATCACACCTTGCAGGCAATGGTGGATCTACTGGTCACATTTTTGTTGCCGACTTGACATCGTGGAGGGCTGCTCAGAATCACTGCAGGGGCTTATCATCTGATCTGGTCAGCATATCCTCAGCAGAAGTGAATGAGGCGGTACTTCGTGTATCTCTGTCACAAAAGGTTTGGATCGGCCTCTTCAAAGATCCCTGGATTTGGTCAGATGGCAGCAGCTCATCATTCCGTAACTGGAAACCCGATCAGCCTAACTACCGTAAAGATCAGAACTGTGTTGTTGCAGTATTCAATGATGGAGGGGAGTGGAATGATCTCAAATGCCAAGGCGCACGCAAGTTTGTTTGTCAAGGGggtaagtttgtgtttttttacatgtggaaTCACCCTCAATATGATGAGAAAGGTGTATATATTTtagttacatttaaatgatttatagCGTGACACATTACAGAACAAAATTACCCCTGTCCTCACGTTGTTTACTTTGATCACTGCTTTTTACAGTCAGTCCACTAACTTCAACAACCACCCAGACAACGACAGAGACGACGACAACAACCCAACTGTCTACAACTACGACAACTGAAGTAACTTCAACAACCACCCAGACAACTACACAGAAGACCACAACAGTCCAAATGTCAACATCTACGACCACTATAGAAACAACTCCCACCACACAGCCAAACACTACAACTCTTACCACCGAACTGATAACACCAAATACCACATATACAGCGTACAGTACCTTAAGCACGACACTCAGCAATGTAACCACAGATGCTATTTCTGCATCAACAACACCCATGGGGACATCAgcccaaaacacaacacagctttCATATCCAACGTCCACTGAAACCAGTCCAAGTCCACCTGCAGGTATGTTAACCTTTGGGCCTACAGTTCTTTTTGCACGAGTTTACATCATACATAACAGAACTAAGCactgtttctctttgtgttgtCCACCTAAAGGGAATCTGATATTAATCCAGCAAAGCATGACATGGATTGAAGCTATGGGTTACTGTAGAGAGCACCATAATGACCTTGTCCATATTACCACCGAAGACATTCAAGAGAAGGTGGCAGAAAAAGCAAAGAACGCCACTTCACCCTACGTTTGGCTTGGCATACGCTACACCTGTAACTTTGACTTCTGGTTCTGGACGAAGTCGACGTCAGGCTGTTACCAGAACTGGGCTCCTGGAGAAGGAACTGATGGGACATATGACTGTGGTGTTACAGGTGCCATTCAGGCCACTGGAGGGCAGCAGTGGGTAGGCTTACCTGAGACAGAAAAACTGAATTTCATCTGCTCTACTTGTCCTGACTGAGTGTAGAGGAACACTGCTACTTTAGAGGGCAATGACACTGCAGTTGTAATGATTCTAAATGAAGAAATAACACCTTTGTGTTGGTTATATTTGCATGATTTATTGAGAACCATCTTTTTGACAACTGTATCAAGTCCAGTGGATTTGATGGACCTCAGCAGAGATCTTCACGTATGACGTCAGCTGCCTTCTCTATTGTTGAGACTGAATTTCATTAAATATGGAAAACGCATGTGGTGTGTAGGAGTGCACATTCACAGTCATGGGCAGCAAAAGAAATGTGGGAACATTGATCTGCTCTATGCCTCTCACTGTGGGGTTACCATTTGCATGTTGACCCTTTAGGCTGGGCCTCAATATTGTCTTTTTGAGACCACCAGAGTATGGCCCTGCTGCCCTCACTGACCTGACCTTCACTAGCAGCCACATGGAGGACAAGAGCTCACAGACTCCCACCTTTCTTTCTGCACACTTGAGGGACATGGGATCATCTGTAAAACCCAATAAACATTAGGGTTTTTCTAGATTTTTAGTTGATTAgacactgt
The sequence above is a segment of the Solea solea chromosome 13, fSolSol10.1, whole genome shotgun sequence genome. Coding sequences within it:
- the LOC131471352 gene encoding uncharacterized protein LOC131471352, coding for MTKRSPVLCLFVISGFCFFTGVSSLFHIIELLKNYEDAKSYCREMYTDLGTVRNLADMNDLVTAAASATTVRAWIGLENGAVWKWHWTLPEHQLVYSNWSEGEPQIKNQDACAAMDEHGKWFESDCGDKRGFVCHGNGGSTGHIFVADLTSWRAAQNHCRGLSSDLVSISSAEVNEAVLRVSLSQKVWIGLFKDPWIWSDGSSSSFRNWKPDQPNYRKDQNCVVAVFNDGGEWNDLKCQGARKFVCQGVSPLTSTTTQTTTETTTTTQLSTTTTTEVTSTTTQTTTQKTTTVQMSTSTTTIETTPTTQPNTTTLTTELITPNTTYTAYSTLSTTLSNVTTDAISASTTPMGTSAQNTTQLSYPTSTETSPSPPAGNLILIQQSMTWIEAMGYCREHHNDLVHITTEDIQEKVAEKAKNATSPYVWLGIRYTCNFDFWFWTKSTSGCYQNWAPGEGTDGTYDCGVTGAIQATGGQQWVGLPETEKLNFICSTCPD